DNA from Saccopteryx leptura isolate mSacLep1 unplaced genomic scaffold, mSacLep1_pri_phased_curated manual_scaffold_18, whole genome shotgun sequence:
tgaaagggaagaaaaaattagcagggatagatagagcttcctgactcccggctctatttaccccagggaatagtaagagaaatagtaggagatattcatactagtacgcagctaggacaaaacaagctagaacaacttatcaggaagtattatgtagggcccaacatcagggatattgtccactccattgtctcgaggtgcagcatctgtgccagagtaaatgcgcagaataagaagctaccccccctTTGTGAGGTGtcgggggaaagctccgggagaactgtgggaaatagatttcacagagatgacccctgggaagtcaggttataagtatctattattgttagacaccttctcaggatgggtggaagcattccccacgcgaggagaggctgcttccacagtctgcaaagtcttattaagggaaatcatacctagatatggcattcccctagccctaggatcagacaatggacctgcattcatatccaggatatctcaagaattagccactaacttaggtattaattggaaattgcattgcatttataggccccaaagttcaggacaggtagaaagaatgaacaggactctgaaggaaactataattaagctgagaggggagacgggcgaaaactgggttgagctcctccctttcgccctttttagaaccagatgtaccccctatctcaataaatagaccccttatgaaatcttatttgggcaacctgtggcccttgtacctcgattgaccagaggggaactagagatttctaatcataatttccttaagtccttgcaggccctgcaacacatcagaagcgaggtgcaggccctccagagatcagcccaatcgaATGCAAAACACAGGTCCCGAATACCGGAGCCaccggagcctggacagtgggtgtggattctcaaccacagacGGGGCAACCTTGAGCCGCGGTGGAACGGACCGTTCCAGGTAatcctgagtacacccacagctattaaggtagctgaaaagccctgctggatccacctctcccacgtaAAGCCGGCCCAACCACCCGACGAAGGAtctcggagatggcaagtcaagcggacccctggagagcctctaaagctcaccttctcctccacttaggactgatgactttttattgtttacccagcaagggactagagttgcaggaataggttttaatcaggacagcagatggcacagttatagcacagaataacacctgggataaTAACAACCCCATAACTCTCCAAGCTGACTTatcaaagttctttgaagacaaattctgtgattcaccagaagcttggagacattctgattcagccaggagcTCTCTCACTGATGATTTGCCTAGCTCATACACCTTAGGTAATAGGTGTaaccccaatgtaaaaaactagggCTTTATGGTATACTCCACACTATGCTTGCCCCGAACCCCCTCCCGGACGGCGTCGCATATGTGggtctcactcagattatttttgtaaaaagtaggGTTGTGAGACCCTAGTCAGTAAATTTCAATAGAGTCCACCtaaaccaggtaatatacctcgagaagcaaatagactccctagccgaggtagcccttcagaataggagagggctagacctcctcctccttgagcaaggaggactgtgtgctgcttaaagaaaagaatattgtttttacgctaaccactctggagtaattaaagagaatatcaagatacttgcaaacagattaaagaattAGAAGAAGACAGCTCTagctggtatgcctctatgttcaagacttctccttggttaactaccctcatatccGCAATTGCTGGACccctgctattattattattggctcttaccattggaccaataatccttaatAAGCTCCTTGCGTTCGTAAAGGAGAAGATAGATGTActaaagttttgggtttttttttttttcattttatttattcattttagagaggagagagagagacagagagggagagagagaggagagagagacagagagagaaggtggggaggagctggaagcatcaactcccatatgtgccttgaccaggcaagcccaggattttgaactggcgacctcaatatttccaggtcgacgctttatccactgcaccaccagacgTCAGAGATGTACTAAAGTTACtagttctgtcccaaccttacaccagtctccccactgatgaagaatccagggtttgatttatgcccaaaagagatgggggaatgttagattcagaaATGTGTGCCTGTGGGTGCCGGAGTGTATTAAAAGGGCAGAAacaaggtcctggccggttggctcagcggtagagcgtcggcctggcgtgcgggggacccgggttcgattcccggccagggcacataggagaagcgcccatttgcttctccaccccccgccttcctctctgtctctctcttcccctcccgcagccaaggctccattggagtaaagatggcccgggcgctgggcatggctccttggcctctgccccaggctctagagtggctctggtcgcctgcagagcgacgccccggaggggcagagcatcgcgcctggtgggcgtgcagggtggatcccggtcgggcgcatgcgggagtctgtctgactgtctctctttgtttgcagcttcagaaagaaaaagaaaagaaaagaaaagaaaagagaaaaaaaaaaaaagaaattcaccactaagctaaaaccggcccctgttgctatgccggcccctgttgctatgccggcccctgttgctatgctgcgtgcgaactccctagccaatagctaaactgtcACATCTGGTTCTGTGTAATGCTTACtcaggatatataaggacctggcgtTGCGGTCCGCAGGGAGACGGAAGGACACAACTCCCTGTGCTGCCTCCCGGAGCATCGGAGCGCGGACACCCTTGAGATGTAAGTGAGTCTCCTAAGCCCTGGCCTGCACTCCACGCTCGGATCCGCCCTGAGCGCTGACCCGAGGGAGGGAGAGGCGAATGCAGAGGGCTCCGCGCGGGGTTCCCAGCACCCCAGCCCAGGGGTGCGGGGTGGAGACGTGGTGTGAGCCCCTCCCTTCATCAGCAGGTACAGTTCCCTCGCTCCttgccctttcctttcctttcccgaCGCACCTACCGCTCCCCAGGGAGAAGACGCGCCACGACACCCTTCCCTCCTCATCCCACAGGTGTCGGGCGCGCGGGGTGGGTGCATCTTGGCCTGCCGCCATGCCGGGAGGACAGACCTGTTCTAGCTGGaagggaggctgtgatggtgggcaCTCTGGGGGATGGTCTGGGGGTGGGCTTCTTCGAGCTTAGGGAGGACCCCTGCCGTGGATTCCCGGGAGGAGGTTGTATTTGGAGGCCAGAAAAGAAGAGGGTTCTTCGGCCCGGTCAGGACCTGTGTCTGCTGACCGAGGCTTCTCCCAGCCAGGCCTGAGCCCCAGACGACCCTTGTCCACAGCTCCCGCGCCTTCTCAAGGTCTGCCTGGAACATGCTGCCTGAGATCATGAAGGGCCTCGGTCTGGTGCTGCTGGCGGCTCTGCTGTGCTCTGAGCCTGGTGAGTCTTGCGGCAGCTCTCCCAGGGTGGGCCACGTCCCCACCCCTACTGGACTCCTGCGACCCCAGACACCCTCTCCCTGGCTGGTGCTGCTCCACCTCCAGCCACGTGGGTCCCTCCCTACTCCTGAGGGCACTGAGGGGCTTCCTCGCCTGTTCCTGCACGATGCCCCTGATTCAATGCAGGGGTTCTGTGCTCCATTAAGAGCCCCAGCAGGCCGCCTGTCAAGTCCAGTTTGGTCCTTGGAAGCTTGGAACAAACAAACGAACTGTGCTTTGGGAGGGGTAGGGGGAGTGTGTGAGGAGGTCAGTGTGTGCAGGGGGGGCACCTTAGGTGTGAGGTAGCTGTGTGTGTGGGTATACTCGTGCATGGGGCCAGGGAGAGGGCCTCGGGGCATCCAGAGTCCCAGGTGTGGGATCCTCCCTGGAAACTACTGGGAAGTGACACAGGGTCTTCTCGGTGCCAGTCTGGCCTGGTCACTGCTGGCCACGGGGtgcccagcctcccccagcccaaTGGTTCTCCCAGCAGAGCCTGCAGCAAGCAGGTGGGGAGGATGCAggggctggcctggcctggcctgctgTTTCTCTAGTCATCCTGTGTCTCCGGTCTGTCTAGCTGATGGTTTGTGGTGCCAGTTCTGCACAGCGATCACCAACTTCAGCCACTGCACCGCAAGGGAGTGCCTGCCCACCGAAAAGGTGTGTGCTAGCGTCCGCATCACTGATCTCAAGCACAGCAGTATGCCAGTATCTGCGGCGCACTTATCCAGCAGCGGTAAGCCAGCACCTGAGCGCGGTAGGGAGTTTTGGGGGGTGGTCTCAACCTCTCTGGCTTGCTATGTGACAGCGAACAGCTGCCTGTCTGGCCCTGGGCCCTCCATGTCATTGGGGACAACGGGGGTGGGCTGGGAGCTTTAGCTCTGCTGTTCTGGGGTTCTGAACCAGGGCCTGGGCTGGATTCCGGGGCGGAGCGGGGCGCAAGGCAGAGAGGGCCTACCTGGGGCTCCAATTTCAggctcccctcctcttctccagaCAGGAAGGACTATTCCGTGAGTAAGATGTGTGCCTCATCCTGCAACTTCCTTAAGCGGCAGTTTTTCTCAGATTACCTGATGCTCTTCATTAATTTTGGGATCTTAAAAGTAGATGTGGAGTGCTGTGACAAAGATTTTTGCAACTGGGAGTCCTGAACCCTGGCTCGGGGGCTCCTGCTCAGCCTGGGGCCCATCCTCCTCCGGGCTGGGCCCTGAGGTCTTCTCCTTCCTGAAGGGCTTCTGACCTTGTCCCCGGGGCCTGTGGCTGCCCCTTCCTCAGCCTGACTTGGCTGGGGCTAGGGCAGACTTGGTCTGGCTCCATGGTCTGTGGTCCtcacccctccccgtctctccACCACTTTCCAATTTCAGCCAGCAGGACAACTCCAGGACACAGGCATTGGCATCGGCGTCGCCGGGTGGGTGGGGCGAAGGCAAGGGCTGGGACCTCCAGGTCTTTAAGGGAAGCTGAGCGGAGCCGAGCCAGTCCCAACCCGGCAGCCTAGCTGTGAGGGCATCTTCTAGAGAAATACAGTCACTTCTGAGTCTAGAGACCTGGGTCTGAgcctgggtgtgggtgtgtgttgtGGGGGAGGGCTCCCGGCAGAGCTGGGGGTGAGGGGCTGAGGAAGAGCAGGCAGGCCTGGGGGCTCCGGACGCTGTGGGTGCTGGGCTGCCTGGGGGACCTCGGGCCTGGTGAGGCTTGGGAGCAATGGGGTGGGGTGGATTAGAGTTGAGATGAACAAGGTTACTGGGTGGGCCTGAGGGTGAGACCCTATAATCGTTTGTGTTCACTGCAGACACCAGCCACACACGGGCACACACAGACTCACACCAGCACACGCAAATGCAGTGGCGTGCGCACACACAGCCTGCTGTGCCCGCAGAGCGGGGCACCTTCGTCCACACCCACGCGGGTATTCACATGCTCACTACCGTAGGCGTGCACACACCCGGACTGGAGCTCTGCCTCTTAACCGGACATCCCCCTGCTCCATCCCTGAGGTGGGCACCACCATGGGCAGGGTCCTGAGGGCCAGCTTTCTGAGCAGGGGCTGTGGAGGATGGCACAGATGGGCTGAGGCActttggggtgggaggaggcaggggaaaACCCCTGAAAGTAAGTCCTGGCCCTTCTTGCTCCAGCCGTGGATCTGGGGTCCCATCCCTGTGCCTGAGTCCAGCCCAACCTCCCTCACCCACTGTCTTTGTGGCTTGTCCTGTGGCCCAGGCTTACACACGGTGGCCACTCCAGGTTTACTCTGGGGCCTTTGTCCAGTTCTTCCTTGTCCCTGTGTGGCTGACCCGGGCTGTGATCACTTCCGGGTCCCGGGCTCCTTGGAAAAGACAATGGTTCCATTAAGAACTGGCCTTGACTCCTTCCCAGACTCTTCTGATGAGTCATGGAGAGGGATCTGGGGGTGCCGGGTAAGTgagcaggagaggagagcagggtcACTGGAGACTGGTGTCAGCCCTGCTGGTGGAAACGGCCGAGACACGTGGCTGAAGGTGGTCTGCCCTTTGTTTGAAGTCTGTCCTGCTGCTCTGTGATGTACCCCGTCCCGCCCCTATGTGAACTTCAGTAAAGTGTGCTACCCACGGCTTGTGTCTGGTACTTTGGGACCCTAGGGTGGCGCTACTACTACAGTGGTGACGTAAGGCAAGTGGTGACCTGGGACACATGAGGAGAAGCTGGAGGGTTTGAGGATGCTGGAAGCTGGCACCTGTGATGGGGGGCAGGGAGCCAGGAGGTCCTGGGAAGATACCAACTGGCCACCCCCTGGGATGGGGTTCAGACCAACTTTCATGCCAGTCTTTGCATGCTGAATTTACTATTTGAGGAAGgtatttaaaacagaaagaaaaaagagggaagctCTCCTAGCTCTTTTAAGAATGAAATAGGATTAGAAGTGAACAGGgcttggggcaggggtgggggtgcagcaCAGCGTCCAGAGCCCAGACGCCGTATCTCAGCTCCCACTTTCAAGCTGTTGGGTTTGAGAGCTCCAGCTCTCAAAGCATTGGAGTGTTGTTCTCATCCTCCCAATTGTGGTTTAGGGTTGCACTCCACAGCCTGGGGGAGATGTTTGGTCCAGGGGGCATGTGGCTGTGCCGATAGATCGTGTGCCACCTGACTCTCAGGAGTCCATCAAGGACTTCTTTCCGGGTCAGCACATCTAGATGGACCTTTGGATTTGGGTGTCTGCTGAGTATTTCCACGAATGGATGAACTGGAAATTATTTAACTGCCTGTACCTGGGGGCACAGGGGTCTGCTCTCAGCAACACTGCCGTGACCATCCTTGTCCTCACATCCTTACGGACTCACATGATCATTTCTACTGGGTCGATTTCAAGTGGGCGGCTGAGCCAGAAAGGATAtctacctaaaaacaaaacagacaactcTAAGGAGGCTGTGTCGAGTCCCAGCCCCGCCTATCTCTCCCACCCTCACTAGCGGCGGATGTTATTCAATTCTAGGGATGTTTGCCAGTCTGGGAGACAAAAACTAGAATCTTGTTgaattgccattttaaaaatgattagtgAGATTGACCCGTCACATATTTGCCCGCCATTGTGTTTCCTCTGTAACAGCCGGATCACATCCTCAACTCATCCTTCTGTTCTGGCGTTTGTCTTTTCTATTGATTGGTAGACCATTCTGTGTATTAGGAACAGTCTTTCCCATGGTGTATGTTCTGCAAATATTTCCATGTGACTTTATTTTGGTGTCTTcactgtgtatgtatgtatatgtttatatgcaTATTCTCAGGTTCCACGTGGTCAAATCTAATTGTTCTTTTGTGGTTTCTGGGTTTCAAATCTTAGAAGAAACACCTCTGCCTTTATTTTATGGAAAACAGTCCTGTATATTTTCTTGTAACATTGTTACAAATGTGGTGACTACGTTCAGATATCCTATCCCCCTGGAGTTTTATTACGTGGCAGAAGGCAAGGACTTCTTCCGAAGAAATGGCCAATTTTTCTCAATGCCATTTATTGAGTAAGTAGTCCTTCCCCCATTGATTTAAAGTGCCATCTTGACAATAGAATGGGTCGCCTTGCATGTCTCTGACCCGCAACTAGTCGAAATCCCACCAGACACTTTGCCCCGGGCCCTGCCATGGCGGATTGTTTCTGGCTGATTCACAGCACATCCAACAACTGGTAGGCAGCTGCCCCTCCTGGCTTTTCTTTTCAGAAGATTGTTGTCCCACCTGACAGTTTATTCCTACAGATGAATCTTTGAATCCATCGGTCCAGTTCCAGAGTCATGCTCTGGG
Protein-coding regions in this window:
- the LOC136386876 gene encoding uncharacterized protein isoform X2; protein product: MEGHSSPCRLPEHRRADTLEIRWMQHFGGSPGILPRRSFGSETGRTARAEPCNTSEARCRPSRDQPNRMQNTGPEYRSHRSLDSGCGFSTTDGATLSRGGTDRSRIYKDLALRSAGRRKDTTPCAASRSIGARTPLRWRRRATTPFPPHPTGVGRAGSRAFSRSAWNMLPEIMKGLGLVLLAALLCSEPADGLWCQFCTAITNFSHCTARECLPTEKVCASVRITDLKHSSMPVSAAHLSSSDRKDYSVSKMCASSCNFLKRQFFSDYLMLFINFGILKVDVECCDKDFCNWES
- the LOC136386876 gene encoding uncharacterized protein isoform X3; translation: MEGHSSPCRLPEHRRADTLEIRWMQHFGGSPGILPRRSFGSETGRTARADPCRPCNTSEARCRPSRDQPNRMQNTGPEYRSHRSLDSGCGFSTTDGATLSRGGTDRSRIYKDLALRSAGRRKDTTPCAASRSIGARTPLRWRRRATTPFPPHPTGVGRAGSRAFSRSAWNMLPEIMKGLGLVLLAALLCSEPADGLWCQFCTAITNFSHCTARECLPTEKVCASVRITDLKHSSMPVSAAHLSSSALNHIPLSG
- the LOC136386876 gene encoding uncharacterized protein isoform X1; this encodes MEGHSSPCRLPEHRRADTLEIRWMQHFGGSPGILPRRSFGSETGRTARADPCRPCNTSEARCRPSRDQPNRMQNTGPEYRSHRSLDSGCGFSTTDGATLSRGGTDRSRIYKDLALRSAGRRKDTTPCAASRSIGARTPLRWRRRATTPFPPHPTGVGRAGSRAFSRSAWNMLPEIMKGLGLVLLAALLCSEPADGLWCQFCTAITNFSHCTARECLPTEKVCASVRITDLKHSSMPVSAAHLSSSDRKDYSVSKMCASSCNFLKRQFFSDYLMLFINFGILKVDVECCDKDFCNWES
- the LOC136386876 gene encoding uncharacterized protein isoform X4 is translated as MEGHSSPCRLPEHRRADTLEIRWMQHFGGSPGILPRRSFGSETGRTARADPCRPCNTSEARCRPSRDQPNRMQNTGPEYRSHRSLDSGCGFSTTDGATLSRGGTDRSRIYKDLALRSAGRRKDTTPCAASRSIGARTPLRWRRRATTPFPPHPTGVGRAGSRAFSRSAWNMLPEIMKGLGLVLLAALLCSEPADGLWCQFCTAITNFSHCTARECLPTEKVCASVRITDLKHSSMPVSAAHLSSSGRTIP